One window of the Amycolatopsis mediterranei genome contains the following:
- a CDS encoding ABC transporter permease, with amino-acid sequence MAPVGFLVVFFAWPVLAIIGRGFAAGGLDVVLGDARTWQLAGFTVASAAASTVVAVLAGLPVAFLLARVRLPGVGLARTLVLVPFVLPTVVVGLAFRALWPDGGVLPIVLANAFFNVAVVARTVAGLWARLDSRTTDAARALGASPWRAFRSVTLPALAPAVASAAAVVFLFCATSFGVVLILGGARYRTLETEIYLRTVDLLDLSGAAALSLIQFAAVVAALVVGGLARRRKEGARIGSGGARTPRGGEWWVVGAAAVVLALLVTPIVALLAESVSTEDGWSLAGYRALTSTGEKGALQVSGWDAALNSLKVAIDATLLAMVVGVLASVVLVALRRSPAQAARGLGETMDAVLMLPLGVSAVTVGFGYLVTLDALPGDLRTSPYLVPLAQALVIIPLIVRMVLPVLRSVDVRLRQAASTLGASPLRVWREIDLPLTLRPLVAAAGFGFVVALGEFGATSFLARPTAPTLPVAVATLMARPGELNNQMAYAACALLMLVTVLAVALIDRLGRGGVGEF; translated from the coding sequence TTGGCCCCGGTCGGGTTCCTGGTGGTGTTCTTCGCCTGGCCGGTGCTGGCGATCATCGGACGCGGGTTCGCCGCGGGCGGCCTCGACGTCGTGCTCGGCGACGCGCGGACCTGGCAGCTGGCCGGGTTCACCGTCGCGAGCGCGGCCGCGTCGACGGTGGTCGCGGTGCTGGCCGGGCTGCCGGTGGCGTTCCTGCTGGCGCGGGTGCGGCTGCCCGGCGTCGGCCTGGCGCGGACGCTGGTGCTGGTGCCGTTCGTGCTGCCGACCGTGGTCGTCGGGCTGGCGTTCCGGGCGCTGTGGCCGGACGGCGGTGTGCTGCCGATCGTGCTGGCCAACGCCTTCTTCAACGTCGCCGTCGTCGCGCGGACCGTCGCCGGGCTGTGGGCGCGGCTGGATTCACGGACGACCGACGCGGCCCGGGCGCTCGGCGCCTCGCCGTGGCGGGCCTTCCGGTCGGTGACGCTGCCCGCGCTGGCGCCCGCGGTCGCGTCCGCCGCGGCCGTCGTGTTCCTGTTCTGCGCCACCAGTTTCGGGGTCGTGCTCATCCTCGGCGGCGCCCGCTACCGCACCCTGGAAACCGAGATCTACCTGCGGACCGTCGACCTGCTGGACCTCTCGGGCGCGGCCGCGCTTTCGCTGATCCAGTTCGCGGCCGTGGTCGCCGCGCTGGTCGTCGGCGGGCTGGCGCGCCGGCGGAAGGAAGGCGCCCGGATCGGTTCCGGCGGGGCAAGAACGCCGAGGGGCGGCGAGTGGTGGGTCGTCGGCGCCGCGGCAGTCGTGCTCGCGTTGCTGGTGACGCCGATCGTCGCGCTCCTCGCCGAATCCGTGTCCACTGAGGACGGCTGGAGCCTCGCCGGGTACCGGGCCCTGACGAGCACCGGCGAGAAGGGCGCGCTCCAGGTGTCCGGCTGGGACGCCGCGCTGAACTCGCTCAAGGTGGCCATCGACGCGACGCTGCTCGCGATGGTCGTCGGCGTGCTCGCGTCCGTCGTCCTCGTGGCGCTGCGCCGCTCGCCCGCCCAGGCCGCGCGCGGCCTGGGCGAGACGATGGACGCCGTGCTGATGCTGCCGCTCGGGGTGTCCGCGGTGACCGTCGGGTTCGGTTACCTGGTGACGCTCGACGCGCTGCCCGGCGACCTGCGGACGTCGCCCTACCTGGTGCCGCTGGCCCAGGCGCTGGTGATCATCCCGCTGATCGTGCGGATGGTGCTGCCGGTGCTGCGCTCGGTCGACGTCCGGTTGCGGCAGGCCGCCTCGACGCTCGGGGCGAGCCCGCTGCGGGTGTGGCGGGAGATCGATCTGCCGCTGACGCTGCGGCCGCTGGTCGCGGCGGCGGGCTTCGGCTTCGTCGTGGCGCTCGGCGAATTCGGCGCGACGAGCTTCCTCGCCCGGCCGACGGCGCCGACGCTGCCGGTCGCGGTCGCGACGCTGATGGCGCGACCGGGGGAACTGAACAACCAGATGGCCTACGCGGCGTGCGCGTTGCTGATGCTCGTGACGGTGCTGGCGGTCGCCCTGATCGACCGGCTCGGGCGCGGCGGGGTGGGAGAGTTCTGA
- a CDS encoding thiamine ABC transporter substrate binding subunit has translation MKRRAVRAATAIAAVSAVAAACSLSNGDGGTQQTPTVTLVTHDSFLAPQEVLDAFQKQSGIKVSVLKQGDAGSLTNKLVLTKANPIGDVAYGVDSTFASRALSEGVFEPYTSPEADRGPQRYAVDPEHRLSAVDVGDVCVNVDTNYFTSKGIPAPESYDDLADPKYKDLLVAEDPATASPGLAFLLGTVAKYGDAGWKDYWTKLKANGVKVVSGWEEAYTKQFSGSSGKGPRPIVVSYASSPAAEVGDDGKPRTKALLDTCYRQVEYAGVLANGKQVENARKVVDFLLSQQFQATVAATMYVYPARQGVDLPAGWAQVAPLPQKPQALPADQVQAGREKWIGEWRTLVQ, from the coding sequence ATGAAACGCAGGGCTGTGCGCGCCGCGACGGCCATCGCCGCCGTCAGCGCCGTCGCCGCGGCGTGCTCGCTGTCGAACGGTGACGGTGGCACGCAGCAGACGCCCACCGTCACCCTCGTGACGCACGATTCGTTCCTGGCGCCGCAGGAGGTGCTCGACGCCTTCCAGAAGCAGTCGGGCATCAAGGTCTCCGTGCTCAAGCAGGGCGACGCCGGTTCGCTGACCAACAAGCTCGTGCTGACGAAGGCCAACCCGATCGGCGACGTCGCGTACGGCGTCGACTCCACCTTCGCCTCGCGCGCGCTCAGCGAGGGCGTCTTCGAGCCCTACACCAGCCCGGAAGCCGACCGCGGGCCGCAGCGCTACGCCGTCGACCCCGAGCACCGGCTGTCCGCGGTCGACGTCGGCGACGTCTGCGTCAACGTCGACACGAACTACTTCACGAGCAAGGGCATCCCGGCGCCGGAGTCGTACGACGATTTGGCCGACCCGAAGTACAAGGACCTGCTGGTCGCCGAGGACCCGGCGACGGCGTCGCCCGGGCTGGCGTTCCTCCTGGGCACCGTCGCCAAGTACGGCGACGCCGGCTGGAAGGACTACTGGACGAAGCTGAAGGCCAACGGCGTCAAGGTGGTCAGCGGCTGGGAAGAGGCCTACACCAAGCAGTTCTCCGGCTCGTCCGGCAAGGGACCGCGGCCGATCGTCGTCTCGTACGCGTCGTCGCCGGCCGCCGAAGTCGGCGACGACGGGAAGCCGCGCACCAAGGCGCTGCTCGACACCTGCTACCGGCAGGTCGAGTACGCCGGCGTGCTGGCGAACGGCAAGCAGGTCGAGAACGCCCGCAAGGTCGTCGACTTCCTGCTCTCGCAGCAGTTCCAGGCCACGGTCGCGGCCACCATGTACGTCTACCCGGCGCGCCAGGGCGTCGACCTGCCCGCGGGCTGGGCCCAGGTCGCCCCGCTGCCACAGAAGCCGCAGGCGCTGCCCGCGGACCAGGTGCAGGCCGGGCGCGAGAAGTGGATCGGCGAATGGCGCACGCTCGTGCAGTGA
- a CDS encoding 4a-hydroxytetrahydrobiopterin dehydratase, which yields MTEILNDDEADARLGADWTRSGAEISREVELASFPQAIEVVNRVAELAEAADHHPDIDIRWRTLTFRLSTHSAGGLTAKDFDLASQIDSVLAAV from the coding sequence ATGACGGAAATCTTGAACGACGACGAAGCCGACGCACGGCTGGGCGCGGACTGGACGCGGTCCGGCGCGGAGATCTCCCGCGAGGTGGAGCTGGCGAGCTTCCCCCAGGCGATCGAGGTGGTGAACCGGGTGGCGGAACTCGCCGAAGCCGCCGACCACCACCCGGACATCGACATCCGCTGGCGCACGCTGACCTTCCGGCTCAGCACGCACTCGGCGGGCGGCCTGACGGCGAAGGACTTCGACCTGGCGTCGCAGATCGATTCGGTGCTCGCCGCAGTGTGA
- a CDS encoding ArsR family transcriptional regulator — MKASSSLLPLLRSRMQGELLALVLLHPEREYSITELAEACGVSPTAVLREVERLVGGGILEDRRVGRSRLVKARTDTPLYRPLSEVIAITFGPLPLLAEALSGLAGVREAYIYGSWAARYSGEPGPPPGDVDVLVVGSPDQDTLFDLAEGVSRRLGREVNVHRISPASWAASSPDPFLTSVRERPLVPLPLEQEKE, encoded by the coding sequence ATGAAAGCTTCGTCGAGCTTGCTGCCCCTGCTGCGGTCCCGCATGCAGGGTGAGCTGCTGGCGCTGGTGCTCCTGCACCCGGAGCGCGAGTACAGCATCACCGAGCTCGCCGAGGCCTGTGGTGTCTCGCCGACGGCCGTGCTGCGCGAGGTCGAACGGCTTGTCGGTGGCGGCATCCTGGAAGACCGGCGGGTCGGCCGGAGCCGGCTCGTCAAAGCCCGCACAGACACCCCGCTCTACCGGCCGTTGAGCGAGGTCATCGCGATCACCTTCGGGCCGCTGCCGCTGCTCGCCGAGGCCTTGTCCGGGCTGGCGGGGGTGCGCGAGGCCTACATCTACGGGTCCTGGGCCGCGCGCTACAGCGGCGAACCGGGGCCGCCGCCCGGGGACGTCGACGTGCTCGTCGTCGGTTCGCCCGACCAAGACACGCTCTTCGACCTGGCCGAGGGCGTGTCGCGGCGGCTGGGCCGGGAGGTCAACGTCCACCGGATCTCGCCGGCGTCGTGGGCGGCGAGCAGCCCGGATCCGTTCCTCACCAGCGTGCGTGAGCGTCCGCTGGTCCCGCTGCCCCTTGAGCAGGAGAAAGAATGA
- the ychF gene encoding redox-regulated ATPase YchF: MSLTLGIVGLPNVGKSTLFNALTRNDVLAANYPFATIEPNVGVVPLPDPRLDKLAELHKSEKIVPAVVSFVDIAGIVKGASEGAGLGNKFLANIREANAICQVIRVFDDPDVVHVDGRIDPSSDIETINTELILADLQTLDKALPRLEKEARTKKENKPALDNAQKAKEILDAGRTLFQAQKEVDFDALRELSLLTTKPFLYVFNADESVLTDEARREELTKLVAPADAVFLDAKVEAELLELDDEESVRELLESVGQPEPGLYSLARAGFHTLGLQTYLTAGPKESRAWTIPQGATAPQAAGVIHTDFERGFIKAEIVSYDDLMAAGSMAAARAAGKVRMEGKDYIMADGDVVEFRFNV; the protein is encoded by the coding sequence GTGAGCCTCACCCTCGGTATCGTCGGCCTGCCCAACGTCGGCAAGTCCACCCTGTTCAACGCGCTGACCCGCAACGACGTGCTCGCCGCGAACTACCCGTTCGCGACGATCGAGCCGAACGTCGGTGTCGTGCCGCTGCCGGACCCCCGGCTGGACAAGCTGGCCGAGCTGCACAAGTCGGAGAAGATCGTGCCGGCCGTGGTGTCCTTTGTGGACATCGCGGGCATCGTGAAGGGCGCGTCCGAGGGTGCCGGGCTGGGCAACAAGTTCCTGGCGAACATCCGTGAGGCCAACGCGATCTGCCAGGTCATCCGTGTGTTCGACGACCCCGACGTGGTGCACGTCGACGGCCGGATCGACCCGTCGAGCGACATCGAGACGATCAACACCGAGCTGATCCTCGCCGACCTGCAGACCCTCGACAAGGCGCTGCCGCGGCTGGAGAAGGAAGCGCGGACGAAGAAGGAGAACAAGCCCGCGCTGGACAACGCCCAGAAGGCGAAGGAAATCCTCGACGCCGGGCGCACCCTTTTCCAGGCGCAGAAGGAAGTCGACTTCGACGCGCTGCGTGAACTGAGCCTGCTGACGACGAAGCCGTTCCTGTACGTCTTCAACGCCGACGAGTCGGTGCTCACCGACGAAGCCCGCCGCGAGGAGCTGACCAAGCTGGTCGCGCCCGCGGACGCGGTGTTCCTCGACGCGAAGGTCGAGGCCGAGCTGCTGGAGCTGGACGACGAGGAGTCGGTGCGCGAGCTGCTCGAGTCGGTCGGCCAGCCGGAGCCGGGCCTGTATTCGCTGGCCCGCGCGGGTTTCCACACCCTCGGCCTGCAGACGTACCTGACGGCGGGCCCGAAGGAGTCCCGCGCCTGGACGATCCCCCAGGGCGCGACGGCCCCGCAGGCGGCGGGCGTGATCCACACGGACTTCGAGCGCGGCTTCATCAAGGCGGAGATCGTCTCCTACGACGACCTGATGGCGGCGGGCTCGATGGCGGCGGCCCGCGCGGCGGGCAAGGTCCGCATGGAGGGCAAGGACTACATCATGGCCGACGGCGACGTGGTCGAGTTCCGCTTCAACGTCTGA
- a CDS encoding DNA-3-methyladenine glycosylase 2 family protein, producing MVTETLSLWRDAERCYRVVTARDPRFDGQFIMAVRTTGIYCRPSCPASTPKVQNVRFFPTSAAAQANGFRACRRCLPDAVPGSPHWNVRADLAARAMRLISDGTVEREGVPGLARRLGYSERQLGRVLAAELGAGPLALARAHRAHSARLLIEMSELPLTDVAFAAGFSSVRQFNETIREVFATTPSQLRAFAASRRGRQSDVTGTRLSLRLPFRPPFDAAGLLRFFADHAVPGVEEVTAEAYARTLRLAHGTGVVRLTPSPDHVRCELMLTDLRDLGSAVSRVRRLLDLDADPAAVTRVLGADPALAPVVAAVPGIRVPGAVDGEELLLRALLREVPPGEEVPGEWGVRRLFPTAARIATAGLGETVTGVAAALAEGRLEVHVGREAAELRAELLACPGIDPSAADYVLMRVLGAPDILLTGDTEVRRGAEALGIAPDSLGERARSWTPWCSYAGRYLRHAAASPSLGRPATARLGRR from the coding sequence ATGGTCACCGAAACGCTCTCACTCTGGCGAGACGCCGAGCGCTGCTACCGCGTGGTCACCGCCCGCGACCCGCGCTTCGACGGCCAGTTCATCATGGCGGTCCGCACCACCGGGATCTACTGCCGCCCGTCGTGCCCGGCTTCGACGCCGAAGGTGCAAAACGTCCGCTTCTTCCCGACGTCGGCGGCCGCGCAGGCCAACGGCTTCCGCGCCTGCCGCCGCTGCCTGCCGGACGCCGTGCCCGGCTCGCCGCACTGGAACGTGCGCGCCGACCTGGCCGCGCGGGCGATGCGCCTGATCTCCGACGGGACCGTCGAGCGCGAAGGCGTCCCCGGCCTCGCGCGGCGGCTCGGCTACTCGGAACGCCAGCTGGGCCGGGTGCTCGCCGCCGAGCTGGGCGCAGGCCCGCTGGCCCTGGCCCGGGCGCACCGCGCGCACTCGGCGCGGCTGCTCATCGAGATGTCCGAGCTGCCGCTGACCGACGTCGCCTTCGCGGCGGGCTTCTCCAGCGTGCGGCAGTTCAACGAGACGATCCGCGAGGTGTTCGCCACGACGCCTTCGCAGCTTCGTGCCTTCGCGGCTTCACGACGTGGCCGGCAGAGCGACGTGACCGGGACCCGGCTCAGCCTGCGGCTGCCGTTCCGGCCGCCCTTCGACGCTGCGGGGTTGCTTCGCTTCTTCGCGGACCACGCGGTGCCAGGCGTCGAGGAAGTCACTGCGGAGGCCTACGCGCGGACCCTGCGGCTCGCCCACGGCACCGGCGTCGTGCGATTGACGCCTTCGCCGGACCACGTGCGCTGCGAGCTGATGCTCACCGACCTGCGCGATCTCGGCAGCGCGGTCAGCCGGGTGCGCCGGCTGCTCGACCTCGACGCCGATCCCGCGGCGGTCACCCGCGTCCTCGGCGCCGATCCGGCGTTGGCGCCGGTGGTCGCGGCCGTGCCGGGGATCCGGGTGCCGGGCGCCGTCGACGGCGAGGAACTGCTGCTCCGCGCCCTGCTGCGCGAGGTGCCTCCGGGCGAGGAGGTGCCTGGCGAGTGGGGTGTGCGCAGGCTCTTCCCCACGGCAGCCCGGATCGCGACGGCCGGGCTCGGCGAAACCGTCACCGGCGTGGCCGCCGCCCTGGCCGAAGGACGGCTGGAGGTCCACGTCGGCCGGGAGGCGGCCGAACTGCGTGCGGAGCTGCTGGCGTGCCCGGGGATCGACCCGTCGGCAGCGGACTACGTGTTGATGCGCGTTCTCGGCGCCCCGGACATCCTGCTCACCGGCGACACCGAGGTCCGGCGCGGTGCCGAGGCGCTGGGCATCGCACCCGACTCACTCGGCGAGCGGGCCCGCTCGTGGACGCCGTGGTGTTCCTACGCCGGGAGGTATCTCCGGCACGCGGCCGCCTCGCCTAGCCTTGGTCGCCCCGCCACAGCACGGCTTGGGCGACGATGA
- a CDS encoding DUF1737 domain-containing protein, whose protein sequence is MTDQPPNGLPRYRVLTGPDDAKFCHRVSEALDLGYRLYGSPAVTFDGDQVIVAQAVLWRGDQG, encoded by the coding sequence ATGACCGACCAGCCGCCGAACGGCCTGCCCCGCTACCGCGTGCTCACCGGCCCGGACGACGCGAAGTTCTGCCACCGGGTCAGCGAGGCACTGGACCTCGGCTACCGCCTCTACGGCTCGCCGGCAGTGACGTTCGACGGCGACCAGGTCATCGTCGCCCAAGCCGTGCTGTGGCGGGGCGACCAAGGCTAG